Genomic segment of Catharus ustulatus isolate bCatUst1 chromosome 3, bCatUst1.pri.v2, whole genome shotgun sequence:
TCTCTACGATCTTCTCCAGAGGAGAAGAGCTGATAGTGATGGTGCTGAATGGTGCCTGAGGGGCAGCAATGCATGAAAGAAAGTGTCATTCAAAACAGAATGGAGGAGAAATGGCAGTGCCTGGTAGGAAATTGGCCTGATATAGGAGGAGGCACCTTGCTGTTATCTTGCTGGCAGGCCAGGTTAACTATCAGAATAGCTTCTCTATTTAACACTTGTGTGAGTACATCAGATACAAGAAGCAGAACTGAGCACTGAGAAACCACTGAGAAAATCTAACTGGCTGGTGTCAAACATGCTGAGCTTTAGAGATCAGTTCACTTTCAGAAATGCCTCAGAAGGACTGATTGAATAGTACAGCCTGTTCTGTGGAATATgtccccaatttttttttcccagcattgTATACTAAAAGTGTTTTTGTGTCAAGCTGTTTTGTAGGGATTACTGAGAAGAAGGGGCCAGTGTGGCACCACACAGTCGTGCTTGGGTAGTCTGAAGAGCCTGTCAGCCCTGTTAGCATAAGGCATAAACCACAGGGGCTGAAGCCTGTGCCGAGAGAAGAGTGACAACTCTGGAAGCtacattatatttttcttcctgttaacCAGTACTGAGGATAGGAATCACCTTCTCAGATGCAGACCTGTGTAGAATAACTTTAAAACTCAAAACTAAGACATATTGCCAGGAATTGGAGTAATCCAGGagattgaaaatattaaaatctgcCCTCATTTGGGCAGAACAGTCTTGGTACGTAATCCAAACTAATATACTGACTCACAGTATGTTGGTTCAGTCAACATACCTGCAGTGCAGCAAGCAGGATACCACAGGCAATGGAAACACTGATTTCATTGTAGTAGTGGGTCTTCTTTTTGCCATTTGGAAGCCGCCCATATACCTGCTTGAAAATGAGGATCAAACACGGAGCAGTGTCCAAGTACTCTTTGATCCAATTTGTTCTGTGAAAGAATGTTTaagacatttattttgcaaccttttcagtttcctttaaGTTACATTTGCTGTCTGCAACGGGGCACTAAAGGTACATGACAATTATAGCAGTAGACTAAACCTTGGAACATTTACTGCAAAGGATTAAGTATTATCAGCTTaaatagaaacatttcagaaaaaaaaaaaaagcttgactAGAGTTCTCTATTTTAACAGATTTGGCTGAGGAATTGATGTGCTCGCTCTGAAGAGTGGAATTGCCTACAAATAAGAGATAGTTCTTGACCGCTTATCTATGAATTGGCCTCGTGAGCATTTGCCTTTGAGATTATTTAATTCCTGGAATTTTGCAGATTTGCCTGTTACCAGCAGTGCCAACCCTTTTTGTCATTGCAAGGAAGACTGCTGTCAGcaaatttcaaaactttttttgtcTAAGGTCTAAACCTAAATATATTCCAATGgcaaaaattgcttttctgttccTGGGTATTTCATCCCTGTTGTAATTAATTTGGTTCCCAATTTCTTAAATGACCATCATGATATAGGATTTAGACAAGAAAATGAGTGCTTTCTACTGTTCTACTCAAAACACACAAACCTCTGGAATTTTGATGTTTGCTTAGCACATAAATTTGCACAGCACCCAAGCACCTGAAAAATAGTAACCTTATCAAACAAGTAGGGTAAGCCAGCCCTATAAAGCTTTGTGCACGTGCTCCATTTGACAAGCCAAGACTCAGTAGACATCTTCCCATTGTGTGAAGTTAAGCAAGTCAGTCAGACTTCAGAGGGCATTTGGAACAATTAAATACTGCATAATTCAGCACTTGGATAGGGACAGGCCTTGGGGCTTCCTCAGTTGGTAGCAAAGCTTCAAGTGACTTTGGGAGCTTGACTGTTTggcaaacaacagaaaaaatctGGAACAAGAGTTTTCAGCCACAGAGGTTACATAGGAAAAGGATATGATGGAGCCAAGTGCTTGGAAAACTTTCAAAGTAGAGAGCATGTAATCCCTTTTACTGGAAGCAATTTTATGAACCAGCTACCAAGCCACAATTCTACACATATTTATAAGTTTTTGTTTCCAAACAtggattttagaaaaaaattaaaagtgagagggaggaagaaatagaaaattataGACATCTTTCCTACACTGAAACAACAGCTCTCTTCCCACCCCTTAGGTAACTGACTTTCCATACCTCAATCTTTTCAGGTCATTAACCCATCTGTCTCCCATCCTTTTTTTGTAGTTgatttcctcttcttcttccacAATTTCACGAATCTTATGTTTTAAATGTGGATCTTGCACTACCACAAAGGTCCAGGGCTCAGTGTGTGCTCCACTAGGTGAAGTACCTTCATacaaaaacagggaaaagtAAAAACCCCGGAAGGCGTGTGGGCAGTGAGAGGCATCAGCTCTTTGTGAGCTTTCAGGCTGATCAGCTGAGCAATGGGAAAGCAAGCAGATgagatggaaagaaaaggaCTAACTTCTGGCAGACAATCCTGTGCATCTCTTTCTTAAAGAATGTGAAGTCCCATTGAAGAACAGAGGTTAGGCCTTTCATACTGCCATTCTACACAGGAAGCCAGTGTAAGGATTtgtaaaaaattccttttttggTGGTTCTTATGATGAGGCAGTGATAGGGGTGCAATATATATGAATGCAATAATGTTATTACAAAGTGTTGTACCAAAAGCAGAGCTCTGTCTGAATACACAGCCAACTCTGACATGTGGTTCTAGCTAAAGGGTGAAAATAATGGCTTTCAGGAAAACAAGGCTAAGTGACCACCTGCAGGAACCTGCCACTGACTGACAAAGATAAAGCTGTACAACACAGACATCTGCCATAGAACGTACAGGTTTGGGTTTGTTATCCCAAAGACAGCTGGTGTTTATAGGTGTGCACACATCAAATCTGTGCTTGCTCACCCACTAACACCACTGGAGAAATACTTTAACAGCCTAGAGGTTAAAAGCCAGAAGCTGAAGAATATATATCTGCACAGGTTCACAGGTATATAGATTAGGAAGATTGCTTAGATCTCTCTGGTCCCtcacagacatttaaaaatatttgaagaactTGAATGCATACAATACCAAGGACTGATTTTAATTCAAGAAACACTGAATAAGCAGCTTGAACTCTCTTGatatatgaaaatgtttttatattgtGAACCTTGCCTTTCCTCAGGTTTGGGAAAAAACTGATGGCATTCAtgattccttttgttttctttttctctacaCAGCCCAAAGCTTTCAGGGTTACTAAGTACTTCATCTGCACGCCAGGCttgtttgctttgctgcatTTGCCAAAACATGCTCAGTGTTTTAATGACTCCTAGTTAATTAGAGGGAGATGGAGACTCGTTACAGTGCAGTAACAAAGGTGCTTGCagtttttaaagggaaaataatgcaCCTCAAATGTGGAGATTCTTTAGCTTATTTACCCTGTTAAAGGCTACTGAACTTTTCTCTAAGGCAGCTTGTGAATATTTTCTACAGTAGCAGCAGCTGGCTCATAGAATAAGAGAAATAATGAGGGTCAAAACCACTCCTGGCTGAAGTCAATGTTACTGAAGCAGAGATGAGATTAGGCCAGGACATGACAGTAATGATTTGAAACACATAAATTctcacaacaacaacaaagataATCAATTTCAGAGATTCAGTCAAATAACCTCTATTAGGGTCCTCAGGATAACACTCCAATCATATGCAACAGGGGTCTGGCACAACTGTTGGAAGGActggaaaaggttttttgttctagactttttttcccctttattaaGCACCAACCATTTATGGCAACTGAAATATTTAGCATGGCTGAGACAATTTAATCTGTTTGTTTGTggggggacccccaaaaaacaaagccCATACATGATAAATATCTTTATAATACTTAAATTTCAAAGTATGTGAAGTTCATATGGCTTgacatttttgagaaaatactTCAATATTTCTATTTGAAAGATGTCTCGGTAAAGCAcacataaatttaattttaaaaaacgtCTTTGAAAGGTTGACAAtgaatttatttgtttcatGCTGTTGAAATGCTCTTCTCTTATGGGTGAAGTGCAAATACAAAGGAATTGGGAGTAttccaaaccagtctgggacAGCAGTTGCTAAAACCGAGTATTTTCCAATCAATCAGTTGTGCTAATTAATTGCAGCTACAGGTGAATCTAGGAAAACCATGAGCAAAATTCCAGTTCCCTTGGCTTTTCCACACCACCTTTTCACAGTTAGACAGTTGAACAGCAATgctgatcctttttttttttcccagacctTGAACCACTCAGTACCTACCTGCTGTTCTGATGACATTATCGATTACCTCCCTGGGGACTGGCTCATCACTGAGAAATCTGACAGACCGCCTCTTATTCAGGAGCTCATAGAATGCCTGTGACCTTTCAATCATTTCAGCCTCAGAGTAGCGCTCGCCAGTGAAGGGGACATGGGCAACATTTTCCTCAAGTCCTTGCCACTCTTCCTCACCCTCTGCAAGAAAATACAGGTGgttagggatttttttgctggAGGATGCTGTAGATATCCTTGGCATTCACACTGTAACACACCTTGCCCTGCACTGGCATACACTGTACTTCTACACCACTGGTAAGGCGAAGTCAGAGGTTCCAGTTGACACAACTCATTGATCCCCAGCTCCAGTTACTGAATAAACATCTTGTTTAAATACCAAGAGGCAGGAGGGTCCTGGCTCGCTCTAGCAAGTGTGATCCACAAAGTCATTGCCTTTTCCACTTCAGCCTGCAAGCCTGCCTGTAAAAATGGGTTACAAGCTGAAACAGCATCAAAAAACTGGACAGGCTTCCAGCCCACTTTTCTCAGCGAGTAAATGTGAACATGTGTGTTTCTTCTTGAGCTGTTtagtaagggaaaaaaaatcaattaatttacTGAAGTTAAGGAGAGAGCTTAACTACCAATATGTGTAAAATCTCCTCTGAAGAGCTGAATGTCAGCTTCTTCCATATTCATGTTTCATAGCAGAAGCATTGCGAGCTTTGGCTCTGCAGAAATGTGACTTTGTGGTTTAAGTTCTTTGGTTTCCCGATACTTTCAGCATAAGAGGAAAT
This window contains:
- the IYD gene encoding iodotyrosine deiodinase 1, which encodes MALFSSLTPVFIAIICVLIGVIMKKTDGKKEKCDTKSKHPSRPWVDEDLKDGTDHPLEEEEGEEEWQGLEENVAHVPFTGERYSEAEMIERSQAFYELLNKRRSVRFLSDEPVPREVIDNVIRTAGTSPSGAHTEPWTFVVVQDPHLKHKIREIVEEEEEINYKKRMGDRWVNDLKRLRTNWIKEYLDTAPCLILIFKQVYGRLPNGKKKTHYYNEISVSIACGILLAALQNAGLYTVTSTPLNCGPQLRVLLQRPANEKLLLLLPVGYPKKDATVPALTRKPLEDIMVFM